From one Pedobacter faecalis genomic stretch:
- a CDS encoding THUMP domain-containing class I SAM-dependent RNA methyltransferase, giving the protein MQVFHTKSKVIITCNKRLSPYLIEEVKELGFTIVRDFPTGLELNITLTDCIKLNLNLRCASQILYQLKHFTARNPEELYSELRGLAWEELIDFTGYFSVTSNVDNPTITTPLFANLKVKDAIVDRIKDKKGVRPNSGADANKTVVHLYWKDSEADIFLDTSGETLAKHGYRKIPGKAPMLEALAAAAVLSTKWDRKSPFVNPMCGSGTLAIEAALIATNRRPGLYRMNYGFMHIIGYDEQVFFAERRILKDQIVKNPDIHIVASDISEDAVEVSRKNAKTAGVDGLIQFEVCDFEETPVPETGAGVVVFNPEYGERLGVHSKLELTYKRMGDFMKQKCKGYFGYIFTGNPDLAKKIGLKAERKVEFYNGKLDCRMLEYELYDGSRRLNTDTVAT; this is encoded by the coding sequence ATGCAAGTTTTCCACACGAAAAGCAAGGTCATCATCACTTGCAACAAGCGCCTTTCCCCATATCTGATTGAAGAGGTTAAAGAACTCGGTTTCACGATTGTGCGCGATTTCCCTACCGGATTAGAGTTAAACATAACCCTTACGGATTGTATAAAACTTAATCTGAACCTGCGCTGTGCCAGCCAGATCCTTTACCAGTTGAAACATTTCACGGCCCGCAACCCGGAAGAGCTTTATTCGGAGCTAAGGGGATTGGCATGGGAGGAACTTATTGACTTTACCGGATATTTCTCGGTGACCTCCAACGTGGATAACCCAACCATCACAACGCCCTTGTTTGCCAACCTGAAAGTTAAGGATGCCATTGTGGACCGCATTAAAGATAAAAAGGGCGTACGCCCCAACTCTGGCGCTGATGCCAATAAAACCGTGGTACACCTGTACTGGAAAGACAGTGAGGCAGATATTTTCCTCGACACATCCGGCGAAACCCTGGCCAAACACGGATACCGTAAAATCCCGGGAAAGGCACCGATGCTTGAGGCACTTGCTGCAGCTGCAGTTCTGAGCACAAAATGGGACAGAAAATCGCCTTTTGTGAACCCGATGTGCGGTTCAGGCACACTGGCTATTGAAGCTGCCCTGATTGCAACGAACCGACGTCCGGGCCTCTATCGCATGAATTATGGCTTTATGCACATAATCGGATACGACGAGCAGGTATTCTTCGCCGAACGAAGAATACTAAAAGATCAGATCGTTAAAAACCCGGATATCCATATTGTGGCCAGTGATATCTCGGAAGACGCCGTTGAAGTGAGCCGTAAGAATGCAAAGACCGCAGGTGTCGACGGACTGATTCAATTTGAGGTGTGCGACTTTGAGGAGACCCCGGTACCGGAAACCGGTGCCGGAGTGGTTGTATTTAACCCTGAATACGGCGAGCGCCTGGGCGTGCATTCTAAACTGGAGCTCACTTACAAGCGCATGGGCGATTTTATGAAGCAGAAATGCAAAGGTTATTTTGGTTACATCTTTACAGGAAATCCCGACCTGGCTAAGAAGATCGGCTTAAAGGCGGAACGAAAGGTAGAGTTTTACAATGGTAAACTTGATTGCCGTATGTTGGAGTATGAGTTATACGACGGATCAAGAAGACTGAACACTGACACGGTAGCCACCTAG
- a CDS encoding DUF3127 domain-containing protein, with the protein MEIKGKVHEIGALQQVSETFKKRDLIVEYAENPTYPEYIRFEALQDKTALFDSLKPGDDVEVSFNLRGRPWTDKTGKTSYFNSLVVWRINTLTNTAAAAPAPQYAPPADLNSAPGEDDDLPF; encoded by the coding sequence ATGGAAATAAAAGGAAAAGTGCACGAAATTGGTGCGCTGCAGCAGGTGAGTGAGACCTTTAAAAAGCGTGATCTGATTGTTGAATACGCAGAGAACCCGACTTATCCTGAATATATCAGGTTCGAGGCGTTGCAAGATAAAACAGCATTGTTTGACAGCTTAAAGCCAGGGGATGATGTTGAAGTTTCCTTTAACCTTCGCGGACGTCCGTGGACTGATAAAACAGGCAAGACTTCGTACTTTAACAGTTTGGTAGTATGGCGTATTAACACATTGACCAATACTGCTGCCGCAGCACCTGCACCGCAGTATGCGCCCCCTGCAGATCTGAACAGTGCACCGGGCGAAGATGACGACCTGCCATTCTAA
- a CDS encoding ligand-binding sensor domain-containing protein, with protein MTKFSMLTCSGNIIKRAFVVLCLVCLSGFGHAQYHYFERLQADEGLQHNSVTAITQDRKGFIWVGTKGGLSRFDGIAFRNFVMPDERSGANSISALHEDRSGRLWIGTLAGLFIFDPLNEKIERAAFRAITITNIQSDSADNIWMVAGGRIHSYRYRTKKDINTGVLASAFGFDERDVLWLGTAKGKLKTLRISGSKLFRTDIEAPGDPLASTPVTRILPVKEGLLIGTRRGFFRYNAKSEKIQPLLTKNPDGTHVYVRDIKVMSDGKYWLATESGIFIYDALNQTHTNIRKRAGDRYSLSDNAVYTLFQDRRKGIWAGTFFGGLNYLSKENNAFEKFFPLSSANSISGNAIREICEDQDNNIWIGTEDAGINRFDPATGEFAHISNGKLPSDLSYPNIHGLLAVDDRIYAGPFLQGLEVLDRHSGKVVERHPIVQYPENSSNAFVMSIFKTSTGRILVGTTAAGVFEYDRTKKRLRQFPHIPHKSFAFAIAEDHAGTIYTGSYANGVFYYNPRSGKRGNISFKKNSDLSPGDDIVHGIYEDSKHSLWLSTEGGGLIRLSKDRKTFRRFSTRSGFPTNNIFRVLEDGKQNLWISSLKGLICMDLNTGQFHVYGKSNGLLTDQFNYNSAYKDKAGKMYFGSVQGMIAFHPDSLKVKTAVPPLYITSLHVGEGKAADEQHDKHFQKPAIYSDTVELTYDQSTFDIAFAALDYSAAGLIRYKYKMEGLNEDWTYMNSNRKAYFTDLSPGTYKFIVQAKSNIGLWETPERILTIRISPPFWKSIIAYVLYGLLVCAVIYTIVYFYHKSIENKNRRRRQLFELEKEKEVYQAKIEFFTSIAHEIQTPLTLIKGPVDWALSKIEDVPTVRRNLKLVKKHTNRLITLTSQLLDFRKTELYQFSLNFVSADINQLVLEQVNLFSSQLKERNLVVELDLPERHIKAYVDKEAFTKIISNLISNAGKYAEKHIYIRLFTPDDTTDVFKFRIENDGDVIPERFGQKIFEPFYRIKNENSIHGTGIGLSLAKYLAELHEGNLMFIVNAEINIFELALPVHQKIQFDLERLKTR; from the coding sequence ATGACCAAATTTAGCATGCTAACCTGTAGCGGGAATATAATTAAGCGGGCTTTTGTTGTTTTATGCCTTGTTTGTCTTTCGGGCTTTGGCCATGCCCAATATCATTATTTCGAGCGGCTTCAGGCCGATGAAGGGCTGCAGCACAATTCCGTTACCGCAATTACACAGGATCGTAAGGGTTTTATCTGGGTTGGCACTAAGGGTGGACTGAGTAGGTTCGACGGTATTGCTTTCAGGAATTTCGTTATGCCTGATGAGCGGTCGGGCGCGAACTCGATCAGCGCTTTACACGAAGACCGCTCAGGCAGGTTATGGATCGGCACATTAGCGGGCCTTTTCATATTCGATCCGCTTAATGAAAAGATTGAGCGGGCGGCTTTTCGGGCGATTACCATTACCAATATACAGTCTGACAGTGCGGATAATATTTGGATGGTAGCCGGCGGCAGGATACATTCTTATAGATACCGCACAAAAAAGGACATCAACACGGGCGTGCTTGCATCGGCATTTGGTTTCGACGAGCGCGACGTTTTGTGGCTCGGTACGGCGAAAGGTAAACTAAAAACGCTTCGCATTAGCGGATCAAAGCTTTTCCGAACGGATATCGAAGCGCCCGGAGATCCACTCGCTTCAACACCTGTCACACGCATTCTTCCCGTAAAAGAGGGCCTGCTGATCGGCACGAGACGGGGCTTCTTTCGTTATAATGCAAAATCAGAGAAAATCCAGCCCTTGCTGACAAAAAATCCGGATGGTACACATGTTTATGTAAGGGATATCAAGGTGATGTCTGACGGAAAATACTGGCTGGCAACCGAGTCGGGGATATTTATTTATGACGCCCTGAACCAAACGCATACAAATATCCGCAAGCGAGCAGGTGACCGGTATTCACTCAGTGATAATGCGGTCTACACGCTTTTCCAGGACCGGAGAAAGGGAATATGGGCAGGGACTTTTTTCGGAGGATTGAACTATTTGTCGAAAGAAAACAATGCATTCGAAAAGTTCTTTCCGCTGAGTTCAGCTAACTCGATCTCCGGAAATGCCATACGTGAAATTTGCGAGGATCAAGACAATAATATCTGGATCGGGACGGAGGATGCTGGAATTAACAGGTTTGATCCGGCGACCGGCGAGTTTGCCCATATATCGAACGGGAAGCTGCCCTCAGACCTTTCTTATCCGAATATTCATGGTCTGCTGGCGGTAGATGACCGTATTTATGCTGGCCCGTTTTTGCAGGGACTTGAGGTGCTCGACAGGCATTCGGGAAAGGTAGTTGAGCGGCATCCCATTGTACAGTATCCTGAAAACAGCTCGAACGCTTTCGTAATGTCGATCTTTAAGACTTCCACCGGCCGGATACTGGTAGGTACCACTGCTGCCGGAGTGTTTGAATACGACCGGACAAAGAAACGGCTGAGGCAGTTTCCACATATTCCTCATAAGTCTTTCGCTTTTGCGATCGCTGAAGACCATGCAGGCACCATCTATACGGGAAGCTATGCGAACGGCGTATTTTACTATAATCCACGTAGCGGAAAGCGGGGAAATATCAGTTTCAAGAAAAACAGCGACCTGTCACCCGGCGACGATATTGTTCATGGGATCTATGAAGACTCGAAACATAGCCTTTGGCTTTCCACGGAAGGCGGGGGACTGATCAGGTTGTCGAAGGACCGGAAAACGTTCAGGCGGTTCTCAACTAGGTCTGGCTTTCCGACGAATAATATTTTCCGGGTGTTAGAAGACGGGAAACAGAATCTTTGGATCAGCAGCTTGAAGGGGCTGATCTGCATGGATCTTAACACGGGGCAATTTCATGTGTACGGAAAATCCAATGGCTTGCTTACAGATCAGTTCAACTACAATTCTGCTTACAAAGATAAAGCAGGCAAGATGTACTTTGGTTCGGTTCAGGGAATGATTGCCTTTCACCCGGATTCCCTGAAGGTAAAGACGGCGGTTCCGCCGCTTTACATTACCTCATTACATGTTGGCGAAGGCAAAGCAGCCGACGAGCAGCATGACAAGCATTTTCAGAAGCCAGCAATCTATTCAGATACGGTAGAGCTCACATACGATCAGTCGACTTTTGATATTGCCTTTGCTGCCCTGGATTATTCGGCAGCCGGTTTAATCCGGTATAAATATAAAATGGAGGGCTTAAACGAAGATTGGACCTATATGAACAGCAACAGGAAGGCCTACTTCACGGACTTGTCTCCCGGCACCTACAAATTCATTGTTCAGGCCAAAAGCAATATCGGTCTCTGGGAAACGCCTGAACGTATTCTGACGATCAGAATCTCACCGCCTTTCTGGAAGAGCATCATCGCCTATGTATTGTATGGTCTGCTGGTCTGCGCCGTCATATATACGATCGTTTACTTTTATCATAAAAGTATCGAGAACAAAAACCGCCGAAGAAGGCAGCTTTTCGAACTCGAGAAGGAAAAAGAAGTATATCAGGCTAAAATTGAATTTTTTACGAGCATTGCCCATGAAATTCAAACACCGCTAACGCTGATAAAAGGGCCGGTTGACTGGGCGCTTAGTAAAATTGAAGACGTGCCTACGGTACGCAGAAACCTGAAACTGGTGAAGAAACATACCAACAGGCTGATCACACTCACCTCACAACTTCTTGATTTCCGGAAAACGGAATTGTACCAGTTCAGCCTGAATTTTGTCTCCGCAGATATCAATCAACTGGTGTTGGAACAAGTGAATTTGTTCTCTTCACAGCTCAAAGAGAGAAACCTGGTTGTCGAACTGGATCTGCCTGAGCGCCATATAAAAGCCTATGTCGACAAAGAAGCCTTTACCAAGATTATCAGCAACCTTATATCGAATGCGGGCAAATATGCCGAAAAACATATATATATCAGGCTTTTTACACCGGATGATACGACGGATGTTTTCAAGTTTCGGATAGAAAACGACGGTGATGTAATCCCGGAACGGTTCGGGCAAAAGATATTTGAGCCCTTTTACAGGATCAAGAACGAAAACAGTATTCATGGTACAGGCATAGGGCTTTCCCTCGCGAAATATTTAGCCGAACTTCACGAGGGCAATCTGATGTTCATTGTAAATGCTGAAATAAATATTTTTGAGCTGGCATTGCCTGTACACCAAAAAATTCAGTTTGATTTAGAACGTTTGAAAACACGATAA
- a CDS encoding response regulator transcription factor has translation MNETILLVDDETDLLQFLSEVLSEQYTVLTAPGGNQALALLEEYPVHLVVSDVMMPGIDGFELCAEIKSNVEYCHIPVILLTARNTITAKIEGLKHGADAYIEKPFSHDLVMVQIANLLKNRSKIRDHVVHDPFSHISFGEQSRSDAQFLKKLNEYIQRHLGNSDFDIDDLAQHMHMSRPTLYRKIKHLLNVPIKDIVTQARLKKAVELMAENNHKIFEIAEIVGYKSQTVFGKNFQRHFNQSPLEYIAALRNRSKLRNNGLS, from the coding sequence ATGAATGAAACGATTCTGCTTGTAGATGACGAAACAGATTTACTGCAATTTCTCTCGGAGGTGCTTTCAGAGCAGTATACGGTACTTACCGCGCCTGGAGGAAATCAGGCGCTGGCGCTTCTGGAGGAATATCCTGTTCATCTGGTGGTCAGCGACGTGATGATGCCGGGCATTGACGGATTTGAATTATGTGCAGAAATCAAGTCGAACGTTGAATACTGCCACATTCCGGTAATTCTGCTCACAGCAAGGAATACAATTACGGCAAAAATTGAGGGACTTAAGCATGGTGCTGATGCTTACATTGAAAAACCTTTTTCTCATGACCTGGTAATGGTACAGATTGCTAACTTGCTAAAAAACCGGTCGAAGATCAGAGATCACGTTGTACATGATCCTTTCAGCCACATCAGTTTTGGAGAGCAGTCCAGGTCGGACGCACAATTTCTGAAAAAGCTTAACGAATACATCCAGCGCCACTTGGGCAACAGTGATTTCGACATCGATGACCTTGCGCAGCATATGCATATGAGTCGCCCAACGCTTTACCGGAAGATAAAGCATTTGCTGAATGTACCGATCAAAGATATCGTTACTCAAGCCCGCTTAAAGAAGGCTGTTGAACTGATGGCCGAAAACAATCATAAAATTTTTGAAATCGCTGAGATTGTGGGTTATAAGTCGCAGACGGTGTTCGGTAAGAATTTTCAGCGCCACTTTAATCAGTCGCCACTTGAGTATATTGCCGCCTTAAGGAACAGATCAAAATTGAGAAACAACGGATTATCTTGA
- a CDS encoding sulfatase family protein, translating to MKHLTYLLVLLLTISASCLSVAQSKSQKRPNVVIIMADDLDTRQLSCYGGQNIRTKYIDQLAGEGLQFNNIYASNATCVPTRASLFTGLYPIRHGSFQNHKPVHPGMKSIGHYLGAEGYRVALTGKDHSTRPRTVFPFDIIAGFQPNCVASTDEYSLIEIENYMNTGDKPFCLFIMSINPHKPWDLGDPTEFDADKLVLPPYMVDTRETRSQFRKYLAEIRRLDNQVGDVMELLRKSGQDKNTVFMFLGEQGSQFPGGKWTCWDAGQKSSMIVRWPGVIKPGKKTDAIVQYEDITPTIIDIAGGRPVDSLDGRSFLKVLNGSSQVARPYAFGMNNNIPEGPPYPSRNVRDGRYKLILNLTPQNTYSIKWYNNPGDLGVWNSWQEKAKTDETASFLASRLSKRPAVEFYNTSKDPYELNNLAGNPAYARQISKFTGVLNDWMKQQGDEGAAVDRVYVNKKK from the coding sequence ATGAAGCACCTTACATATTTATTAGTTCTGCTCTTAACAATCTCAGCATCCTGTCTGTCGGTTGCACAATCAAAAAGTCAAAAACGGCCAAACGTGGTCATCATTATGGCCGATGATCTGGATACCCGGCAGTTAAGCTGCTACGGCGGGCAGAACATCCGTACGAAGTATATCGACCAGCTTGCAGGCGAGGGGCTGCAGTTCAATAACATCTATGCTTCAAACGCCACCTGTGTTCCTACGCGGGCCTCTCTGTTCACCGGGCTGTACCCGATCAGGCATGGCTCCTTTCAAAACCATAAGCCCGTTCATCCTGGTATGAAAAGTATCGGGCATTATCTGGGTGCGGAAGGTTACAGGGTTGCCCTGACCGGAAAGGACCACAGTACCAGGCCGCGAACGGTGTTCCCATTCGATATTATAGCAGGCTTTCAGCCGAACTGTGTGGCGAGCACCGATGAGTATTCGCTGATTGAGATTGAAAATTATATGAACACAGGCGATAAACCTTTTTGCCTGTTTATCATGAGCATAAACCCACATAAGCCATGGGATTTGGGCGACCCTACTGAATTTGATGCGGACAAGCTGGTGTTGCCACCGTATATGGTCGACACCCGCGAAACACGGTCACAGTTTCGCAAATATCTGGCTGAAATCCGCAGGCTGGACAACCAGGTGGGTGATGTGATGGAACTCCTCCGGAAAAGCGGACAGGATAAGAACACCGTGTTTATGTTTCTTGGCGAACAAGGCTCTCAGTTTCCCGGCGGCAAATGGACCTGCTGGGACGCAGGACAAAAAAGCTCCATGATTGTGCGCTGGCCTGGCGTAATAAAGCCCGGAAAGAAAACCGATGCGATTGTGCAGTATGAAGATATTACGCCGACCATCATCGATATTGCCGGAGGCAGACCCGTAGACAGTCTTGATGGTAGGAGCTTTTTAAAAGTACTGAATGGCTCCTCCCAAGTGGCGCGGCCGTACGCTTTTGGGATGAACAATAACATACCTGAAGGTCCGCCTTATCCAAGCAGAAATGTTAGGGATGGTCGGTATAAGTTGATTTTAAACCTGACACCGCAAAATACTTACTCCATTAAATGGTATAACAATCCAGGCGACTTAGGCGTGTGGAACTCCTGGCAGGAAAAGGCAAAGACGGATGAGACGGCTAGTTTTTTAGCGAGCCGGTTGAGTAAAAGGCCGGCTGTGGAATTTTATAACACATCAAAGGACCCTTATGAGCTGAACAATCTGGCCGGCAATCCTGCTTATGCAAGGCAGATCAGCAAGTTTACCGGCGTGTTGAATGATTGGATGAAACAGCAAGGTGATGAAGGGGCGGCGGTGGACAGGGTTTACGTAAATAAAAAGAAATGA
- a CDS encoding sulfatase-like hydrolase/transferase has protein sequence MRRNLISVFLAAVLVTIFCASYAQTRKPNIIVILTDDMGFSDIGAFGGSFVPTPNIDALAKNGLKLTQYYSAAPICSPSRAGMLTGMYPGRWNFTTYLDNKKHNRDAEQTDFLDPAAPSMGRVFQSAGYATGHFGKWHLGGGRDVRNAPGFEAYGFDAHISTYESPDPDPLITATNWIWSDKDSIKRWDRTRYFVDQTLKFMQSNKGKPCFVNLWPDDVHTPWVPRRDDSYTGNFPMGHEDEMPFKLVLKELDVQIGRLVAGLKEMGELENTIIIFTSDNGALPSFRGSRNGGLRGSKLSLYEGGTRMPFIISWPGKIAAGRADNRSEVNAIDLLPSLAKMAGVKLPAKYAGDGLDRSAVFTGGPSLRNRPMFWEYGRNDIAYRYPKAPHRSPNLAVRSGEWKLLMNSDGSDLQLYNIVQDKNETTNLSEKKPQVAGKLKKELMAWWNSLPRLNK, from the coding sequence ATGAGACGGAATTTGATCAGCGTTTTTCTCGCTGCTGTGCTAGTGACGATCTTTTGTGCCAGCTATGCGCAAACGCGGAAGCCAAACATCATTGTTATTCTGACGGATGACATGGGTTTTAGTGATATAGGTGCATTTGGAGGTAGCTTTGTACCTACGCCAAATATTGATGCGCTTGCAAAGAACGGGCTGAAGCTGACCCAGTATTACAGTGCTGCACCGATTTGTTCTCCGTCCAGGGCGGGCATGCTCACGGGTATGTATCCGGGAAGATGGAACTTCACAACCTATCTGGACAATAAAAAGCACAACAGAGATGCGGAGCAGACCGATTTCCTTGACCCGGCAGCGCCATCGATGGGACGCGTGTTTCAGTCAGCCGGTTACGCTACTGGCCATTTTGGGAAATGGCATCTGGGCGGCGGCCGGGATGTGCGCAACGCGCCAGGATTTGAAGCCTATGGTTTCGATGCGCACATCAGTACATATGAAAGTCCCGATCCCGACCCGCTGATTACTGCCACCAACTGGATCTGGTCGGATAAGGACAGCATAAAACGGTGGGACAGAACCCGGTATTTTGTCGATCAAACCTTGAAGTTTATGCAATCTAATAAAGGTAAGCCCTGCTTCGTTAACCTCTGGCCGGATGATGTGCATACGCCTTGGGTGCCACGCAGGGATGACAGCTATACCGGGAACTTTCCGATGGGTCATGAAGATGAGATGCCATTCAAACTGGTGCTTAAAGAGTTGGATGTACAAATTGGCCGGTTGGTGGCCGGTTTAAAGGAAATGGGCGAACTGGAGAATACGATCATCATCTTCACGAGTGATAACGGCGCATTGCCCAGTTTCCGGGGAAGTAGGAACGGCGGTCTGAGGGGCTCTAAATTATCGCTTTATGAGGGGGGCACACGTATGCCCTTCATTATTAGCTGGCCGGGAAAAATCGCCGCGGGAAGGGCGGACAACCGCTCTGAAGTTAATGCGATCGATTTGTTACCCTCTCTGGCTAAAATGGCTGGTGTGAAACTGCCCGCGAAATATGCCGGTGATGGCCTGGACCGCAGCGCTGTTTTTACCGGAGGGCCCTCGCTCCGCAACAGGCCTATGTTTTGGGAGTATGGGCGAAACGATATTGCCTACAGGTATCCGAAAGCTCCGCACAGGAGTCCGAATCTGGCCGTACGTTCAGGGGAGTGGAAACTGCTTATGAATAGTGACGGCTCTGATTTGCAGTTGTATAACATTGTTCAGGATAAAAATGAAACCACTAACCTTAGCGAAAAGAAGCCCCAAGTTGCGGGAAAGCTTAAAAAAGAACTCATGGCCTGGTGGAACAGTCTGCCTCGGTTAAACAAATAA
- a CDS encoding cellulase family glycosylhydrolase has translation MKSKIKLLAVLLLCTMGARSQTPDYLKPVAGQWTKEKANQWYAAQPWLVGANYLPATAINQIEMWQASTWDPKTIEKEFGWAQQIGMNTMRVFLHDMVWASDKKGLYNRMNQFLNIAQKYGIRPFFVFFDDCHFPNPALGVQPLPVIGYHNSGWVNSPARDLAVRFAEGKASANEVAQLKGYVQETMKHFKNDKRVLMWELYNEPGRGNNLDGAEKAAGIGDLSNKLLYESWKWAREINPSQPITGTAKGSLGEMNIKMNRINADVLSVHSYENAEVLERVIKNYQTEGRPIIMTEWLARTQGSTVEDCLPILKKHNVGAVNWGFVSGKSATVWPWTSRRENGKNISLNERRAEGKVLKPGEPFPEPELWFHDLYRTDGTPFSEKEIKVFKQLTSERK, from the coding sequence ATGAAATCTAAGATCAAATTACTGGCAGTGCTGCTGCTTTGTACAATGGGCGCGCGTTCGCAGACGCCAGATTATTTGAAACCCGTAGCGGGACAATGGACCAAAGAAAAAGCAAATCAGTGGTACGCGGCACAACCCTGGCTGGTTGGCGCAAACTACTTGCCTGCGACGGCCATTAATCAAATTGAAATGTGGCAGGCTTCGACCTGGGATCCGAAGACGATAGAGAAAGAATTCGGCTGGGCACAGCAGATTGGTATGAATACCATGCGCGTGTTTCTTCACGATATGGTTTGGGCTTCAGATAAAAAGGGGCTTTACAACCGTATGAATCAATTTCTAAATATTGCGCAGAAATACGGTATACGGCCATTCTTTGTGTTTTTTGATGATTGCCATTTTCCGAATCCCGCACTTGGTGTGCAGCCGCTGCCGGTTATTGGTTATCACAATTCGGGTTGGGTGAACTCCCCGGCGAGGGACTTGGCGGTGCGGTTTGCGGAAGGTAAGGCCAGTGCAAATGAGGTGGCGCAGTTGAAAGGCTACGTTCAGGAGACAATGAAGCATTTCAAAAACGACAAAAGGGTGCTCATGTGGGAGCTATACAACGAACCGGGACGTGGTAACAATCTGGATGGTGCTGAAAAAGCCGCCGGCATTGGCGATCTGTCTAATAAACTCTTGTACGAATCCTGGAAATGGGCCAGGGAGATAAACCCATCACAGCCCATAACCGGTACGGCCAAAGGCAGTCTGGGCGAGATGAACATCAAGATGAACCGGATTAACGCTGATGTTCTTTCTGTGCACAGCTATGAAAATGCAGAAGTTTTGGAGCGTGTGATTAAAAACTATCAGACTGAAGGCCGTCCGATTATCATGACGGAATGGCTGGCCCGTACCCAGGGAAGTACTGTTGAAGACTGCCTGCCGATTTTGAAAAAGCATAACGTCGGCGCGGTTAACTGGGGTTTTGTGTCAGGCAAGAGCGCGACAGTGTGGCCGTGGACGAGCCGTCGCGAAAATGGCAAGAACATTAGTTTAAATGAGCGGCGGGCCGAGGGAAAAGTGCTGAAACCCGGAGAGCCTTTTCCGGAACCGGAATTGTGGTTTCATGATCTTTACCGTACAGACGGAACTCCTTTTAGCGAAAAGGAGATTAAGGTTTTTAAACAACTGACTTCTGAAAGAAAATAA